Genomic segment of Ewingella sp. CoE-038-23:
AGTTTTAGTTTTATTTCCTTTCTTTCGTTGATCTTTCACTTTCTTTTGTATAGATTCCATTTAACCACAAAACAAGCCAAATGAAACGAAACGAAAGATAGCCATGCATGATTTGTATTGGCTCACTGAAAGGTACGACTAAGGACTAAGTGATGAGCGAAACCGAATTTGCCAGTATTTCAGGTACGGCAACCTGGACCGAAAAAGAGATCCGCCAGCAACCGGGATGCTGGATCCAATCCTTAAAAAACATTGAAAGCCAACGCCGCGAGATAGAGACTTTTCTCAGCCCTCTGCTGCAAAAATCTGATCTGCATATCGTCCTGACCGGCGCGGGAACCTCGGCATTTATCGGCGATATTATTGCGCCTTGGCTTGCGCGCCAGACGGGTAAAAATTTCGTCGCCGTGCCGACCACCGATCTCGTGACTAACCCTGCTGATTATTTATCCTCCCATCGCCCGACGCTGCTGGTCTCTTTTGCCCGCTCGGGCAACAGTCCGGAGAGCGTCGCGGCAGTGGATTTAGCCAATCAGCTGGTCGGCCAGTGCCACCATTTGGTTATTACCTGCAATGAAGCGGGCAGCCTGTATCAAAATGCTGTCAGCAGTGACAACTCGCTAGCCCTGCTGATGCCTGCGGAAACGCACGATCGCGGGTTCGCCATGACCAGCAGCATCAGCACCATGATGGCCAGCTGTCTGGCAGTTTTTGTACCTGAAATCATCAACAGCCCGAGTTTTCAGGACGTGGCGACGCGCTGCGAACAGATCATCGATTCTCAAGGTGACTTCAGCGAGCCGGTATTTGGCAGCTTGCCATTCAAACGCATTGTTTATCTCGGCAGCGGCGGCTTGCAAGGCGTGGCGCGGGAATCCGCCTTAAAAGTGCTGGAGCTGACGGCGGGAAAACTGGCGGCATTTTATGACTCGCCGACAGGTTTTCGCCACGGACCAAAATCCTTGGTCAATGATGAAACCCTGGTCGTGCTGTTTGTGTCGAGCCATCCCTACACCCGCCAATACGATCTCGACTTGCTCAACGAGCTGCGCCGCGACCAGCAGGCGATGCGCGTGGTGGCAATCTCGGCCACCAGCAGCCCTGAAATCGTTGCCGGGCCACACATCTTGTTACCCGCCTCCCGAGATTTTATCGATATCGAACAGGCTTTCTGTTTCCTGATGTACACCCAAATTTTCGCTCTCGGTGAATCAATCAAAGCGGGTATTACCCCTGACACCCCTTCCGCCAGCGGCACGGTTAATCGCGTGGTGAAAGGCGTCATTATTCATCCATGGAAAGGCTGAGAGGATCACCACATGAGCATTATTTCGACCAAATATCTTTTACAGGACGCTCAGGCGCGGCGTTATGCCGTTCCCGCTTTTAATATCCATAACGCAGAAACCATTCAGGCGATCCTCGAAGTCTGCAAAGAGATGCAGTCTCCGGTGATCCTTGCCGGTACGCCGGGCACCTTTAAACATATCGCTTTTGAAGAGATTTACGCCCTGTGTGAAGCCTATTCTGCCAGCTACGGCATGCCACTGGCTCTGCATCTCGACCACCATGAGTCACTGGAAGATATTACCCGCAAGGTCAATGCCGGGGTGCGCAGCGCGATGATTGACGGCAGCCACTTCCCGTTTGCTGAGAACGCCCGTCTGGTGAGAAGCGTGGTGGATTTTTGCCATCGCCACGATTGTAGCGTTGAGGCTGAATTAGGCCGACTAGGCGGCGTTGAAGATGACATGGACGTCGACGAAGAGAGCGCTTTTCTCACTGACCCACAGGAAGCCCGCCGATTTGTCGAGTTAACCGGCATTGATAGCCTTGCCGTCGCCATTGGTACGGCACACGGCTTATACACCAAGCGGCCAAAAATTGATTTCCAGCGTTTGGGGGAAATTAGCGAAACGGTGGACATTCCGTTGGTTTTGCATGGCGCGAGCGATGTGCCTGACGACTATGTGCGCCGCGCCATTGAGTTGGGCGTTTGCAAAGTGAATGTCGCCACCGAGCTGAAAATTGCCTTTGCGGCGGCGGTTAAAAAATGGTTTGGCGACAACCCCGAAGGCAACGACCCGCGCTATTACATGCGCGTTGGCATGGACGCCATGAAAGACGTGGTGCGCAGCAAAGTCACGGTCTGCGGCTCGGCGAATAAGCTCATCCCTGAAGCCGTTGCGTCACATTAAATCTCTTATATAGGTTACCCTGTCACTTATCGGGTAGCCTTTTCCATCTCAGCACCCATCCCTTTTTTACTCTGAGATATCAGGACATCCTATGAAAACCCTCATAAAAAGTTCTCTCTTATTATTGCTGATCAGCAATGGCGCTCTCGCCTCCGAGTACCAGTTAAACAACGATAACTTGGCTTTCTCTTTTGACGACGCCCACTCAGCCGTGATGTTAAAAGATAAGCTTTCGGGCCACCAGCTAGCGCCTATTGAATTGTTTTTCCTGACATTACCTGATGAAAAGGTGATTCACGCTGCCGATTTTAAAATTAAGAGCGTGCAGAAAAAAGATGACGCGATCCTCATTGATTATGAGCACCAAGACTTCAGCGTCAGCGTCGCGTTGCATAGCCTGAAAGGCAAATACGCCAGCATTGACTACAGTATTCAGGCCAAAGACCAGCCGCAGAAAGTAGCGAAAATCACCTTCTTCCCAACCAAAGGGCAGGCTCAGGCTCCTTATGTTAATGGCGCCATCAGTAGCTCGCCGATCATTGCGGACAGCTTTTTCATTCTGCCGGAAAAACCTATCGTTAATACCTATGCCTATGAAACCACAACCAATTTAAACGTTGAGCTGAAAACGCCGATTGGCACGGATACCCCTGTCACCTTCACCACCTACTTTGGGACTTTTGAAGAAAGCAATCAGCTGCGCCGCAGCTTCAACCAGTTCATTAACGCCGTGCGGGCGCGCCCTTATCAACCCTATCTGCACTATAACAGCTGGATGGATATCGGCTTCTTCACCACCTATACCGAACAAGAGGTGCTGAATCGCATGGACACCTACGCCGACGAGCTGATTAAAAAGCGCGGCGTGAAGCTGGATGGTTTTTTACTGGATGACGGCTGGGACGATCGCACAGGGAAATGGCTGTTTGGCCCGGCATTCAGCAAAGGGTTTGGCGCGGTGAAGGAGAAAGCCGATAGCCTGCACACTTCGGTCGGGCTGTGGCTCTCACCCTGGGGGGGCTATAACAAGCCGCGCGACATCCGCGTTTCGCATGCCAAAGAAAATGGTTTTGAAACCGTCGATGGCAAGTTCGCCCTTTCTGGCCCTAATTACTTCCGCAATTTTAATGAACAAATCATCAAACTTATTAAAAATGAGCACATTACCTCTTTCAAACTAGACGGCATGGGCAACGCCAACTCGTATATACCAGGCAGTCAGTTCGCCTCTGACTTTGATGCCTCAATCGAGTTGATTAAAAATATGCGCCAGGCCAATCCTGATCTATTTATCAACCTGACTACCGGCACCGACGCCAGCCCGTCATGGCTGTTCTACGCCGACTCTATCTGGCGTCAGGGGGATGACATCAATGTGTTTGGCAAAGGCTCGCCGGTTCAACAGTGGATGACTTATCGCGATGCCGAAACCTATCGCTCCATCGTGCGCAAAGGCCCGCTGTTCCCAATAAACTCATTGATGTATCACGGGATTGTCAGCGCGGAGCACGCCTATTTTGGACTGGAGAAAGTGCAGACCGACGGTGACTTTGCCGATCAGGTGTGGAGCTATTTTGCGACAGGGACCCAGCTGCAAGAGCTGTACATCACGCCGTCAATGTTAAACAGCAATAAGTGGGACACGCTGGCAGCGGCGGCAAAATGGTCACGCAATAACAGTGACGTGCTGGTCGATACCCACTGGATTGGCGGCGATCCGACTGCATTGGAGGTCTACGGCTGGGCATCATGGAGCAAAAAGAAAGCCATTTTGGGCCTGCGCAATCCGTCGGATAAAGCACAAAGTTACTATCTGGACCTCAGTAAAAGCTTTGAAATCCCCAGCGGCGAGGCCAACCAATTCACCCTTAAAAATGTGTATGGCAGCAACACCAGCCTGCCTGCCAATTACCGCCAGCCTGTTGTCGTGACCTTAAAACCGTTACAAACCCTGGTCATCGAAGCCATCCCCGTCACCCAGTAAAAATTACCCGCCACATTCCGGCCTGATACCCCAACAATCAGGCCGGACTCCCTATCCTTAACCTCCTCTGCCGACAGCTATCCCAAAAACAGGTTATAACTATTATTGGCTTACGTGACATTCTACGGCCGTTATTTTTACTTTCGACTATTAATTCTTTGGTTTTTATTATCAGCAAAATCACAATTAACTGATGAATTAAACTTTATATACGAAAAGTCTTAAGCTGAAATGCGAAAGAATAATCCTACAGACTTGAAAGATTATTCCTACACCACAGAAAAATCTTAAAGAAAACTCTTAGAAACGCCTCCTAAATGTTAAATAATAAAAATAAAAACCTCTCAGACGCATCAATTTTCCGCCCCCTAGACCCCACAAAAAGAAAACCCATAAAAGCATTATAAAACAACAATATAAAGTAAAAGAAACCCTTTTAAATTTACTTATGCATTTAATTAAAACAACCAAAAAGCTATTAGTTAGCATGTGGAAGCATTGATTAATTCAAAGTATTCAATATTATTAACCAGTAGATTCCCTATTTTTTAACTCATAGGTAATGAGTGAATCTTGACGTAACTCCGTTAGTGGCCTTGCAGGAAGCAAAGCTCTTCGTTTCTGCTTGTCGCCAAAAAAAATCACACCCCGATCACAAGCAGGGAAAATAACCATGTCTAATAGCTTTCAAAATGAAATACCTAAAGCTCGCGTTAATATAAAGCTAGATCTCCATACCGGCGGCGCGCAGAAGAAAGTCGAACTGCCATTAAAGCTGGTGGTAATGGGCGATTACAGTAACGGGAAAGAGAATCGTCCGTTATCTGAACGCGAAAAAATCAATATCAACAAAAACAACTTCAATAGCGTACTGGCCGAATATGGCCCTTCGCTCAACCTGACCGTGGAAAACACGCTGGCAGGCGATCGCAGCGAAGAGAGCGTTAAGCTCTCGTTTGGCGATATGAAAGACTTCGAGCCTGAACAAGTTGCCCGTCAAATCCCCCAACTTCGCGCCATGCTGGCAATGCGTAATTTATTGCGCGACCTCAAATCTAATCTGCTAGACAACGCCACTTTCCGCAAAGAGCTCGAAACCATCCTTAAGGATGAAACCTTGAGCAATGACTTGCGCAACGAGCTGGCCGCGCTGGCCCCTAAAGACGCTTAACCCTTCCTGAATCGGACCAACCTGAGATTATGCTTATGTCTGCAAATACAGAAAATACTCATGAAAGCCGCACAACCGTGCTGGAACATTCCGACGCAGGAAGTGTTTACGCGTCCCTATTTGACAAAATCAACCTGACGCCAGTCTCCTCGTTGGGCGACGTCAACCTCTTCCAGGACAATCAGGCGATGTCTGATGTCACCACCGACGAGCGCGTGACCGCCGCTGTGCAAGTGTTCCTGCAACGCCTAAAGGCATCCGGGCAGAAAGTTGAGCGTCTGGATAAAACGCTGCTCGACGGCCATATCGCGATGCTCGACGAGCAGATCAGCCGTCAGTTGGACGTGGTCATGCACCATCCTGACTTCCAGCGCGTGGAGTCCGGCTGGCGTGGCCTGAAGTTCCTGATTGATCGCACCGACTTCCGCCAAAATGTCAAAATCGAACTGTTGGATGTCTCCAAAGAAGACCTGCGCCAAGACTTCGAAGACTGCCCGGAAATCATTCAAAGCGGCCTGTATCACCACACCTATATTCAAGAATATGACACGCCGGGCGGCGAGCCGATTGGCTCTATCATCTCTAACTATGAGTTTGACGCCAGTGCGCAAGACGTGGCCCTGCTGCGTAACATTTCTAAAGTATCAGCCTCGGCGCATATGCCATTTGTAGGCTCCGTCGGCCCGAAATTCTTCCTGAAAGACTCCATGGAAGAGGTCGCGGCAATCAAAGACATTGGTAACTACTTCGACCGCGCCGAGTACATCAAGTGGAAATCCTTCCGCGACTCCGATGACTCCCGCTACATCGGCCTGACCATGCCGCGCGTACTGGGTCGTCTGCCTTATGGCCCAGACACCGTGCCGGTTCGCAGCTTCAACTATGTGGAAGAAGTCAAAGGCCCCGACCACGAGAAATACCTGTGGACCAACGCCTCTTTTGCTTTTGCCGCCAATATGGTGAAAAGCTTTATTAAGAACGGCTGGTGCGTGCAGATCCGTGGCCCGCAGGCCGGTGGCGCAGTAACCGACTTGCCAATCCACTTGTACGACTTGGGTACCGGCAATCAGGTGAAAATCCCGTCAGAGGTGATGATCCCTGAAACCCGCGAGTTTGAGTTCGCCAATCTGGGGTTCATTCCGCTCTCTTACTACAAAAATCGCGACTACTCCTGCTTCTTCTCGGCTAACTCCACGCAGAAGCCGGCTCTGTATGACACCGCTGACGCCACGGCCAACAGTCGTATCAACGCCCGCCTGCCTTACATCTTCCTGCTGTCTCGCATCGCGCATTACCTGAAGTTGATCCAGCGCGAGAATATCGGCACCACCAAAGACCGCCGCTTGTTAGAGCTGGAATTGAATACTTGGGTGCGTTCGCTGGTAACTGAAATGACCGATCCGGGCGACGACCTGCAGGCCTCTCACCCCCTGCGCGACGCAAAAGTGACCGTCGAAGATATCGAGGACAACCCTGGCTTCTTCCGCGTGAAACTCTACGCCGTTCCGCACTTCCAGGTGGAAGGCATGGACGTCAACTTGTCGTTGGTTTCTCAGATGCCTAAAGCGAAAGCTTGAAGCCCGGAGGCAGGATGAAAATTGAACGTCCGCTATGGACACGCGGAATTCTGGTTTCTCCACAGCAATTTCAACAACAGGCCTCTCTGGAGGCCTGGACTAACGAATGCATTGCGCAAATGGGCGTTTTGCATCCGTGGGGAGTGCTGCATGCCAGTTTCGAGCAGGACGCGCTGGCCCAAGGCCGCCTAAAAGCTGAACGCTTACACGTCCGCTTTCAGGATGGCACTTTGGTGGATACCGGCAGTGCTGATTTGCTGCCATCGACCTTAACGCTTGCCGCCAACCTGCCAGCGCAGGCCAATGAAGCGACCGTCATGCTGGCGATACCTCAAACCTATGCCAATGGGGGTAACTGTCTGCAACCTGACGAGTTGGCGGAACGCCCGGTGCGTTATCGCCAGGCTTGGCGGGATGTGCAAAATCATTATGGCGACGATAAAAAGCAGATCGCCGTCATGACGCATGAACTCTCCCTGC
This window contains:
- a CDS encoding SIS domain-containing protein; amino-acid sequence: MSETEFASISGTATWTEKEIRQQPGCWIQSLKNIESQRREIETFLSPLLQKSDLHIVLTGAGTSAFIGDIIAPWLARQTGKNFVAVPTTDLVTNPADYLSSHRPTLLVSFARSGNSPESVAAVDLANQLVGQCHHLVITCNEAGSLYQNAVSSDNSLALLMPAETHDRGFAMTSSISTMMASCLAVFVPEIINSPSFQDVATRCEQIIDSQGDFSEPVFGSLPFKRIVYLGSGGLQGVARESALKVLELTAGKLAAFYDSPTGFRHGPKSLVNDETLVVLFVSSHPYTRQYDLDLLNELRRDQQAMRVVAISATSSPEIVAGPHILLPASRDFIDIEQAFCFLMYTQIFALGESIKAGITPDTPSASGTVNRVVKGVIIHPWKG
- the kbaY gene encoding tagatose-bisphosphate aldolase subunit KbaY yields the protein MSIISTKYLLQDAQARRYAVPAFNIHNAETIQAILEVCKEMQSPVILAGTPGTFKHIAFEEIYALCEAYSASYGMPLALHLDHHESLEDITRKVNAGVRSAMIDGSHFPFAENARLVRSVVDFCHRHDCSVEAELGRLGGVEDDMDVDEESAFLTDPQEARRFVELTGIDSLAVAIGTAHGLYTKRPKIDFQRLGEISETVDIPLVLHGASDVPDDYVRRAIELGVCKVNVATELKIAFAAAVKKWFGDNPEGNDPRYYMRVGMDAMKDVVRSKVTVCGSANKLIPEAVASH
- a CDS encoding enterotoxin; its protein translation is MKTLIKSSLLLLLISNGALASEYQLNNDNLAFSFDDAHSAVMLKDKLSGHQLAPIELFFLTLPDEKVIHAADFKIKSVQKKDDAILIDYEHQDFSVSVALHSLKGKYASIDYSIQAKDQPQKVAKITFFPTKGQAQAPYVNGAISSSPIIADSFFILPEKPIVNTYAYETTTNLNVELKTPIGTDTPVTFTTYFGTFEESNQLRRSFNQFINAVRARPYQPYLHYNSWMDIGFFTTYTEQEVLNRMDTYADELIKKRGVKLDGFLLDDGWDDRTGKWLFGPAFSKGFGAVKEKADSLHTSVGLWLSPWGGYNKPRDIRVSHAKENGFETVDGKFALSGPNYFRNFNEQIIKLIKNEHITSFKLDGMGNANSYIPGSQFASDFDASIELIKNMRQANPDLFINLTTGTDASPSWLFYADSIWRQGDDINVFGKGSPVQQWMTYRDAETYRSIVRKGPLFPINSLMYHGIVSAEHAYFGLEKVQTDGDFADQVWSYFATGTQLQELYITPSMLNSNKWDTLAAAAKWSRNNSDVLVDTHWIGGDPTALEVYGWASWSKKKAILGLRNPSDKAQSYYLDLSKSFEIPSGEANQFTLKNVYGSNTSLPANYRQPVVVTLKPLQTLVIEAIPVTQ
- the tssB gene encoding type VI secretion system contractile sheath small subunit gives rise to the protein MSNSFQNEIPKARVNIKLDLHTGGAQKKVELPLKLVVMGDYSNGKENRPLSEREKININKNNFNSVLAEYGPSLNLTVENTLAGDRSEESVKLSFGDMKDFEPEQVARQIPQLRAMLAMRNLLRDLKSNLLDNATFRKELETILKDETLSNDLRNELAALAPKDA
- the tssC gene encoding type VI secretion system contractile sheath large subunit, with amino-acid sequence MLMSANTENTHESRTTVLEHSDAGSVYASLFDKINLTPVSSLGDVNLFQDNQAMSDVTTDERVTAAVQVFLQRLKASGQKVERLDKTLLDGHIAMLDEQISRQLDVVMHHPDFQRVESGWRGLKFLIDRTDFRQNVKIELLDVSKEDLRQDFEDCPEIIQSGLYHHTYIQEYDTPGGEPIGSIISNYEFDASAQDVALLRNISKVSASAHMPFVGSVGPKFFLKDSMEEVAAIKDIGNYFDRAEYIKWKSFRDSDDSRYIGLTMPRVLGRLPYGPDTVPVRSFNYVEEVKGPDHEKYLWTNASFAFAANMVKSFIKNGWCVQIRGPQAGGAVTDLPIHLYDLGTGNQVKIPSEVMIPETREFEFANLGFIPLSYYKNRDYSCFFSANSTQKPALYDTADATANSRINARLPYIFLLSRIAHYLKLIQRENIGTTKDRRLLELELNTWVRSLVTEMTDPGDDLQASHPLRDAKVTVEDIEDNPGFFRVKLYAVPHFQVEGMDVNLSLVSQMPKAKA